Genomic DNA from Peribacillus simplex NBRC 15720 = DSM 1321:
ATTCCTATTGGCTGCTGGTATCTTGCGTCGTTATCATCGGGGTGCTCTTGGCTATTTATAAATTATTTTTAAGACAATGGACCCTGAAACTAGCTTTATTCCATGCCATATACCAGCTGTTGTCCACTCTGACTTTCATCATCATCATCAGTAATCCTAATTTATTGAACCCGGAATTCATTGCATACCAAAATACACTGTTTACAATCGATGAATGGAAAACCTCGATTTACTGGGGTCTCATATTAATCACCATCTTTTTTGCCGCCTACGATTCCTATCAAGGCTTCCGTAAGGCAAAAAAACGTTAAGGCACAGCATCCTAGCTGTGTTTTTTTGTTTGAAAGTTCCGTTAAGTGAAAAGTGAGTTGATACAAGTCTGTAAGATTATTTCAAGATACAAGGCAAAACAGAAAAACACCTCATATGAAATATAGTTTTTAACTAACTATACGGCATATGAGGCGTTACATTTAAACAAATTTTTTATTGAACTGCATCGAACTGATTGACTTTCCACGTGGATCCAGACTTATAAAAGGTAACCGTTCTTTTTACTGTGTCACCGTCGACTGTAGGTACAGTTAAATTGTAGGATCTAACGTTTAGTTTTTGATAGACCAATTTAATTTTTGCTTTTCTCCACTCTAACATGCTATCGCCGTCTCCGATTGGACGGGCTAATTTACCTTTATGGGTAATGTAACTATATTTGGTCAGCCCTTTTTCAACTGCATTATTAGTAAATGTCTCTGCTAAATAGTTAGTTAATTTATCTTTTGTATTAAACTCTTGGCAAAGGTATGAATACACTGTCCCTTTATAATTGAATGTTTTTTGTGAACATGAACGAGTAGTGTAACCG
This window encodes:
- a CDS encoding IseA DL-endopeptidase inhibitor family protein, producing the protein MKKFLGMLLSIIILFFTLSGQVTAKTTSQNLSDANALKIADNASKHFWNALHGYTTRSCSQKTFNYKGTVYSYLCQEFNTKDKLTNYLAETFTNNAVEKGLTKYSYITHKGKLARPIGDGDSMLEWRKAKIKLVYQKLNVRSYNLTVPTVDGDTVKRTVTFYKSGSTWKVNQFDAVQ